One Helianthus annuus cultivar XRQ/B chromosome 7, HanXRQr2.0-SUNRISE, whole genome shotgun sequence genomic region harbors:
- the LOC118480518 gene encoding calcium-transporting ATPase 1, endoplasmic reticulum-type-like produces the protein MEHRDPKSHLAKKGGLLFSTAEPHHKQEIVRLLKDVVEVVAMTRDGVNGAPDLKLVDIGIAMGIVGIEVAKEASDMLLSYDNFSTLVVVVGTT, from the exons ATGGAACACCGTGACCCAAAAAGTCATTTGGCTAAAAAAGGTGGACTTCTTTTTTCCACGGCTGAACCACATCACAAGCAAGAGATAGTGAGGCTGCTCAAGGATGTTGTTGAAGTGGTTGCGATGACTAGAGATGGGGTTAATGGTGCACCTGATTTAAAATTAGTAGATATAGGAATTGCAATGGGTATCGTTGGCATTGAG GTTGCAAAGGAAGCTTCTGACATGCTTTTGTCATATGATAATTTTAGCACACTTGTGGTTGTAGTTGGAACAACATGA